One segment of Phycisphaerales bacterium DNA contains the following:
- a CDS encoding MraY family glycosyltransferase, with protein sequence MSLLAAMTTFGLPPIDPGMFAEPSAGAAPEASELATSGLAIFHRFIWVFVAAFAITIIATPIVRRIALAAGIIDRPSDPRKVHRVPVAYLGGLAVFMGIMGGTLVSYLGTAWGDLAVVYPSEHMIDGEYHAVVPISVLLGMAVITVVGLLDDAIGIRPGLKISGQLVAAAALAIENVGVRVAQGVLRPVGEALVSLGVLGNSDLIFYVPIPGLEAPIQLDLVYWAGAGVIAVFVIGACNAANLIDGLDGLLTGTTTITIVGLTILALSLMVIDQGPRDAQRLVMCLAVLGACMGFLPHNFNPASIFLGDCGSMLLGYCTIVIILTLGDMGQTHLVLAGLMMFAVPIIDSVLAIVRRRMSGKSITDADDQHLHHMLKRALGVKGAVLALYGITACFTALGLAMSLSRARVVYALALIVICYVGVTAIKISRRQYLENQASLAIDAANRPKRSAS encoded by the coding sequence GTGAGCCTTCTTGCCGCCATGACCACCTTCGGGCTGCCGCCGATCGATCCGGGCATGTTTGCCGAGCCCTCAGCGGGTGCTGCACCAGAGGCGAGCGAGCTTGCTACGTCGGGTTTGGCGATCTTTCATCGCTTCATCTGGGTATTCGTAGCGGCGTTCGCGATCACGATCATCGCCACGCCGATCGTCCGCCGAATCGCGCTCGCCGCGGGCATCATCGACCGCCCCAGCGATCCCCGAAAGGTCCATCGCGTGCCTGTGGCCTACTTGGGCGGGCTGGCGGTGTTCATGGGCATCATGGGAGGTACGCTGGTCAGTTACCTCGGGACGGCGTGGGGCGATCTGGCAGTGGTCTATCCCAGCGAGCACATGATCGACGGTGAGTACCACGCCGTCGTGCCCATCAGCGTCCTCCTAGGCATGGCCGTCATTACGGTCGTGGGCCTGCTGGACGACGCGATTGGTATCCGTCCCGGGCTGAAGATCAGCGGCCAGCTCGTTGCTGCGGCGGCGCTGGCGATCGAGAACGTGGGCGTCCGCGTCGCCCAAGGCGTGCTGCGCCCGGTGGGCGAAGCACTGGTCAGCCTGGGCGTGCTGGGCAACAGCGATCTGATCTTCTACGTGCCGATCCCGGGCCTCGAGGCTCCGATCCAGTTAGATCTGGTGTATTGGGCGGGGGCCGGCGTCATCGCGGTGTTCGTCATCGGCGCCTGCAATGCGGCGAACCTCATCGATGGGCTCGATGGCTTGCTGACCGGGACGACCACGATCACCATCGTCGGGCTGACGATCCTGGCCCTCTCACTGATGGTCATCGACCAGGGGCCACGCGACGCCCAGCGTCTGGTGATGTGCCTGGCGGTGCTGGGGGCCTGCATGGGCTTCTTGCCGCACAACTTCAACCCTGCCTCGATCTTCCTGGGCGATTGCGGCTCGATGTTATTGGGTTATTGCACCATCGTGATCATCCTGACGCTGGGGGACATGGGCCAGACGCACCTCGTGCTGGCCGGGCTGATGATGTTCGCCGTCCCGATCATCGACAGCGTGCTGGCCATCGTTCGCCGACGGATGAGCGGCAAGAGCATTACCGATGCGGACGACCAGCACCTGCACCACATGCTCAAGCGGGCCTTGGGCGTCAAGGGGGCGGTGCTGGCGTTGTACGGCATTACGGCCTGCTTCACGGCCCTGGGCCTGGCCATGAGCCTCAGCCGGGCCCGGGTGGTCTATGCCCTGGCGCTTATTGTCATCTGCTACGTGGGCGTGACGGCGATCAAGATCAGCCGCCGGCAATACCTCGAGAATCAGGCATCGCTGGCCATCGATGCGGCCAACCGCCCCAAGCGATCCGCCTCCTGA